CAAACACACGTTCGAGTGAAAAATCGCGAATCGCCTGACGCGATCATGTGTCCGGGTGTATTGGCTACCGCTCCACCTGGTGGGCAAAAGCGCCCATTGCTGTACTCTTCACCGCCGGGGTGATCGCCTCGGGGCTGTTGCCCCAGTCTGCCATCAGGCATTCCCCTGCTTCGGGACCGGCCCTCATCTGTGCGGGAGTCCCACGTCCCCTCCTCGCGGCGCCCACGGTATCTCCGCATGTGCCGCAGCGATACGGCCGTGCGCGTGCGGGATGCGGCTGGAGAGTGCGGCCGGCGTGTTCCGCGGTACCGGTGCGGGCGTACGAGGCCGGCGCGACGGGGTCGGTCGCGCGTCACCTGCGGCTACGCATGCGACACGCGCGCACGGTGTGGATGTATGAGTCAATCCCCACATCTAGTGGTTGGATTGCAGGAGCAGCCCACAAGTTGTGGTCCCCCGGGTCTTCGCGCCCATGGTCATCGCCTATGCTTGGGGCTGCTTCGTGGGGCGCGAGAGACCCAGCGAGGCTATTGAGTCTGCTGTGAGGAGGGTTGGAGTTCATGCACTGTCCCTTCTGCAGGCACCCCGACAGCCGTGTCGTCGACAGCCGTACGACCGACGACGGCACGTCGATCCGCAGGCGCCGCCAGTGCCCTGACTGCTCCCGTCGTTTCACGACCGTGGAGACGTGCTCGCTCATGGTGGTCAAGCGGTCCGGAGTCACCGAACCCTTCAGTCGCACCAAGATCATCAATGGTGTCCGCAAGGCGTGTCAGGGACGGCCGGTCACCGAGGACGCGCTCGCCCAGCTCGGCCAACGGGTCGAGGAGGCGGTGCGGGCCACCGGAAGCGCCGAGCTGACCACCCACGACGTGGGGCTGGCCATACTCGGCCCGCTGCAGGAGCTCGATCTCGTCGCGTATCTGCGATTCGCCTCCGTCTATCGGGCGTTCGACTCGCTCGAGGACTTCGAGGCGGCCATCGCGGAGCTCAGGGAAGAGCCGGGCCGCCCCGACGCGGACGACGGGGACCGCGACGACGCGGGGGCGGGGAGCCGGCAAGACGACCGCGGGCCCGGAGGGACGACACCCGTTCCCGAGCCCGCAGGCGCCGCCGACTGACCGGCGGGCCGGACCCGGACGGCAGCTCCGGGCCCGGCCGATCGGCGGCGATGAATAGACCTGTTGCGGGCGATGTGAGTGTGCCCGCGACACCAGACAGAACACCGTGCCACGGGAACAACGGGGCACTTCAGGGCGTTTTCGCCCGTACAGGGAGGCGGCATGACAGAGACGGCGAGTGGTCCGGCACGGAGTTCCCGCGCCAAGAGCACCAAGGCGAGCAAGGGCCTGCGTATCGAGCGCATCCACACCACCCCTGGGGTCCACCCGTACGACGAGGTGGCCTGGGAGCGCCGTGACGTCGTCATGACCAACTGGCGCGACGGCTCGGTCAACTTCGAGCAGCGCGGCGTCGAGTTCCCCGACTTCTGGTCGGTGAACGCGGTCAACATCGTCACCAGCAAGTACTTCCGCGGTGCCGTCGGCACCCCGCAGCGCGAGACCAGCCTCAAGCAGCTGATCGACCGCATCGTGAAGACGTACCGGAAGGCCGGAGAGGACCACAAGTACTTCTCCTCGCCCGCCGACGCCGAGATCTTCGAGCACGAGCTCGCGTACGCCCTCCTGCACCAGATCTTCAGCTTCAACAGCCCTGTCTGGTTCAACGTCGGTACCAAGCAGCCCCAGCAGGTCTCCGCCTGCTTCATCCTGTCCGTCGACGACTCCATGGAGTCGATCCTCGACTGGTACAAGGAAGAGGGCATGATCTTCAAGGGCGGCTCCGGTGCCGGCCTGAACCTCTCCCGGATCCGTTCCTCCAAGGAACTGCTGTCCTCCGGCGGCAACGCCTCCGGCCCGGTCTCCTTCATGCGCGGTGCCGACGCCTCCGCAGGAACGATCAAGTCCGGTGGCGCCACCCGCCGCGCCGCCAAGATGGTCGTCCTCGACGTCGACCACCCGGACATCGAGGACTTCATCGAGACCAAGGTCAAGGAAGAGGAGAAGATCCGCGTCCTGCGCGACGCGGGCTTCGACATGGACCTGGGCGGCGACGACATCGCGTCCGTCCAGTACCAGAACGCCAACAACTCGGTCCGCGTGAACGACGAGTTCATGACGGCCGTCGAGCAGGGCGGCAAGTTCGGCCTGCGGGGCCGGATGACCGGCGAGGTCATCGAGGAGGTCGACGCCAAGTCGCTCTTCCGCAAGATCGCCGAGGCCGCCTGGGCCTGCGCCGACCCCGGCATCCAGTACGACGACACCATCAACAACTGGCACACCTGCCCCGAGTCCGGCCGGATCACCGCGTCGAACCCGTGCAGCGAGTACATGCACCTGGACAACACGTCCTGCAACCTGGCCTCGCTGAACCTGATGAAGTTCCTGAAGGACGACGGCAAGGGCAACCAGTCCTTCCAGGCCGAGCGCTTCCAGAAGGTCGTCGAGCTGGTCATCACGGCGATGGACATCTCGATCTGCTTCGCCGACTTCCCGACCCAGAAGATCGGCGAGAACACGCGCGCGTTCCGCCAGCTCGGCATCGGCTACGCCAACCTCGGCGCCCTGCTGATGGCCACCGGCCACGCCTACGACTCCGACGGCGGCCGCTCCCTCGCCGGCTCCATCACCTCCCTGATGACCGGCACGGCGTACCGCCGCTCCGCCGAACTCGCCGCGGTCGTCGGCCCGTACGACGGTTACGCCCGCAACGCCGAAGCCCACAAGCGCGTCATGAAGCAGCACTCCGACGCCAACGACAAGGCCGTCCGCATGGACGACCTGGACACCCCGGTGTGGGCCGCCGCCAGCGAGGCCTGGGGCGAGGTGCTGCGCCTCGGTGAGAAGAACGGTTTTCGTAACTCCCAGGCCTCCGTGCTGGCCCCGACCGGAACCATCGGTCTCGCGATGTCCTGCGACACCACCGGTGTCGAGCCCGACCTCGCGCTGGTCAAGTTCAAGAAGCTGGTCGGCGGCGGCTCGATGCAGATCGTCAACGGCACCGTCCCGCAGGCCCTGCGCCGCCTCGGCTACATGGAGGAGCAGATCGAGGCGGTCGTCGCCCACATCGCCGAGAACGGCAACGTGATCGACGCACCCGGCCTCAAGCCCGAGCACTACGAGGTGTTCGACTGCGCCATGGGCGAGCGGGCCATCTCTCCGATGGGCCACGTCCGCATGATGGCCGCGATCCAGCCGTGGATCTCCGGCGCCATCTCCAAGACGGTCAACATGCCGGAGACGGCGACCGTCGAGGAGGTCGAGGAGATCTACTTCGAGGCCTGGAAGCTGGGCGTCAAGGCGCTCGCGATCTACCGCGACAACTGCAAGGTCGGCCAGCCGCTCTCCACCAAGAAGTGGGAGGAGAAGACCGAGGAGCCCGCCGCCGTCGAGGCCAAGGTCGAGAAGGTCGTCGAGTACCGCCCGGTCCGCAAGCGCCTGCCGAAGGGACGTCCCGGCATCACCACGTCCTTCACCGTCGGCGGCGCCGAGGGCTACATGACCGCCAACTCCTACCCGGACGACGGTCTCGGCGAGGTCTTCCTGAAGATGTCCAAGCAGGGCTCGACCCTCGCGGGCATGATGGACGCCTTCTCCATCGCGGTCTCCGTCGGCCTCCAGTACGGCGTCCCGCTGGAGACGTACGTCTCGAAGTTCACCAACATGCGCTTCGAGCCGGCCGGTATGACGGACGACCCGGACGTGCGGATGGCGCAGTCGATCGTCGACTACATCTTCCGCCGCCTGGCGCTGGACTTCCTGCCGTTCGAGACGCGCTCCGCGCTCGGCATCCACTCCGCCGAGGAGCGTCAGCGTCACCTGGAGACCGGTTCGTACGAGCCGAACGAGGACGAGGTCGACGTCGAGGGCCTGGCCCAGTCGGCGCCGCGCGCCCAGGAGCTGAAGGCCGTCTCCGCGCCGAAGACCGAAGAGGCGGCCACGCCCGCCCCGCAGCAGGCCCACACCAGCGCCGAACTGGTGGAGATGCAGCTGGGCATCCAGGCCGATGCCCCGCTGTGCTTCTCCTGCGGTACGAAGATGCAGCGCGCCGGTTCCTGCTACATCTGCGAGGGCTGCGGCTCGACCAGCGGTTGCAGCTGAATGTGAGCGCCTTTCAGGCGTGAAGTGAGTGGCAGAGGGGGGAGTCGGCGAAATGCCGGCTTCCCCCTCGGTTGTCGTGTTGTCAACGCTTCATGTCCCCCGGTGCCCCGAGCAGGCCTCGGCGAACGCCGGTGACGTGCCGTTGAGCGCCCATGCCAGGTCGACGGCGGGGTCCCCGATGTGCGCGTCGCCGAAGTCGATGACGCCGGTGAGGGCACCGTCCTGGGCCAGCAGGTGCCCGGGTCCGAGATCCCCGTGGACGAGGGCCTCGGCGGGCAGCGTGCCGACCGCCTTCAGCAGGTCGGAGGCGGGGCGCGACGGTTAGGCGGCAGGAGGGGCAGCACGCGAGTCCGGAAATCGTCCGCCAGGGCGGCGCGTTCCCGGAGCACTTCCCGCGCGGGCGGCACGCCGCGTCGCACGGCCTCTTCGGTGTCCGCCCTGTGCAGTGCCCGCAGGAACAGGCCCAAGGCGCGCCCCTGGGAGGCGTCCGGCTCTGCCAGGGGTTCGCCCGGGGCCAAGGCGTGCCGCACGATGAGCGGATCGTCCGCCAGGATGTGGGGCACCGGCACAGCGAGCGGCAAGCACGGCGCGAGCCATGGCAGCAGGCGGGTCTCCGTCCGGAGTTGCCGCTCCACGTCCGGGCGGCGGGGAC
This region of Streptomyces caelestis genomic DNA includes:
- the nrdR gene encoding transcriptional regulator NrdR, translating into MHCPFCRHPDSRVVDSRTTDDGTSIRRRRQCPDCSRRFTTVETCSLMVVKRSGVTEPFSRTKIINGVRKACQGRPVTEDALAQLGQRVEEAVRATGSAELTTHDVGLAILGPLQELDLVAYLRFASVYRAFDSLEDFEAAIAELREEPGRPDADDGDRDDAGAGSRQDDRGPGGTTPVPEPAGAAD
- a CDS encoding vitamin B12-dependent ribonucleotide reductase — its product is MTETASGPARSSRAKSTKASKGLRIERIHTTPGVHPYDEVAWERRDVVMTNWRDGSVNFEQRGVEFPDFWSVNAVNIVTSKYFRGAVGTPQRETSLKQLIDRIVKTYRKAGEDHKYFSSPADAEIFEHELAYALLHQIFSFNSPVWFNVGTKQPQQVSACFILSVDDSMESILDWYKEEGMIFKGGSGAGLNLSRIRSSKELLSSGGNASGPVSFMRGADASAGTIKSGGATRRAAKMVVLDVDHPDIEDFIETKVKEEEKIRVLRDAGFDMDLGGDDIASVQYQNANNSVRVNDEFMTAVEQGGKFGLRGRMTGEVIEEVDAKSLFRKIAEAAWACADPGIQYDDTINNWHTCPESGRITASNPCSEYMHLDNTSCNLASLNLMKFLKDDGKGNQSFQAERFQKVVELVITAMDISICFADFPTQKIGENTRAFRQLGIGYANLGALLMATGHAYDSDGGRSLAGSITSLMTGTAYRRSAELAAVVGPYDGYARNAEAHKRVMKQHSDANDKAVRMDDLDTPVWAAASEAWGEVLRLGEKNGFRNSQASVLAPTGTIGLAMSCDTTGVEPDLALVKFKKLVGGGSMQIVNGTVPQALRRLGYMEEQIEAVVAHIAENGNVIDAPGLKPEHYEVFDCAMGERAISPMGHVRMMAAIQPWISGAISKTVNMPETATVEEVEEIYFEAWKLGVKALAIYRDNCKVGQPLSTKKWEEKTEEPAAVEAKVEKVVEYRPVRKRLPKGRPGITTSFTVGGAEGYMTANSYPDDGLGEVFLKMSKQGSTLAGMMDAFSIAVSVGLQYGVPLETYVSKFTNMRFEPAGMTDDPDVRMAQSIVDYIFRRLALDFLPFETRSALGIHSAEERQRHLETGSYEPNEDEVDVEGLAQSAPRAQELKAVSAPKTEEAATPAPQQAHTSAELVEMQLGIQADAPLCFSCGTKMQRAGSCYICEGCGSTSGCS
- a CDS encoding phosphotransferase, giving the protein MLKAVGTLPAEALVHGDLGPGHLLAQDGALTGVIDFGDAHIGDPAVDLAWALNGTSPAFAEACSGHRGT
- a CDS encoding phosphotransferase; the encoded protein is MERQLRTETRLLPWLAPCLPLAVPVPHILADDPLIVRHALAPGEPLAEPDASQGRALGLFLRALHRADTEEAVRRGVPPAREVLRERAALADDFRTRVLPLLPPNRRAPPPTC